Proteins encoded within one genomic window of Gambusia affinis linkage group LG09, SWU_Gaff_1.0, whole genome shotgun sequence:
- the aga gene encoding N(4)-(beta-N-acetylglucosaminyl)-L-asparaginase, which translates to MLLSLHFLFLMLYFRLGHTSLPLVINTWPFKSATAAAWHALQSGGSVLDAVEKGCARCEMDQCDGTVGFGGSPDETGETTLDAMIMNGNSMEVGAVADLRRIKNAIGVARAVMERTEHTLLVGESASVFAENMGFVAEDLTTNESLNVFSQWLKGNCQPNYRKNVSPDPSTSCGPYGPKAAQTQYNGERQINIHSHDTIGMIAMDKDGHMAAGTSTNGLSHKVPGRVGDSPIIGAGAYADSSAGAAAATGDGDIMMRFLPSYLAVELMRNGADPSAACKSAISRIKRHYSDFFGAIICANTTGHYGAACNKVPTLTEFHYMVADSESDTAVLKSVPCF; encoded by the exons ATGCTTTtatctcttcattttttatttttaatgctgtaTTTTCGTCTTGGACATACCTCGCTACCGCTTGTCATCAACACATGGCCATTTAAGAGTGCAACGGCTGCAG CATGGCATGCCCTGCAGTCCGGCGGCTCCGTGTTGGACGCCGTGGAGAAGGGCTGCGCCCGCTGTGAGATGGACCAGTGTGACGGCACTGTGGGCTTTGGCGGCAGCCCTGATGAGACCGGAGAAACCACACTGGATGCCATGATCATGAACGG TAACTCGATGGAGGTGGGAGCAGTGGCAGACCTGAGAAGAATCAAAAATGCTATTGGAGTCGCCAGAGCCGTGATGGAGCGCACTGAACATACGTTGCTAGTGGGAGAGTCAG CCTCTGTGTTTGCTGAAAACATGGGCTTTGTTGCAGAAGACCTGACTACCAACGAatctttgaatgttttctcaCAGTGGCTGAAGGGCAACTGCCAACCTAATTATCGAAAG AACGTCAGTCCAGATCCGTCAACGTCGTGTGGACCCTACGGACCAAAGGCAGCGCAAACACAGTATAATGGAGAGCGGCAGATTAATATACACTCCCATGACACCATAG GGATGATTGCCATGGATAAAGATGGTCACATGGCTGCTGGAACGTCAACTAATGGACTATCACACAAGGTTCCAGG CCGCGTTGGGGACTCCCCCATCATCGGAGCAGGAGCCTACGCAGACAGCTCAGCTGGTGCTGCCGCCGCCACTGGAGACGGAGACATCATGATGCGTTTCCTGCCCAG CTACTTGGCTGTGGAGCTGATGAGGAACGGGGCCGATCCGTCAGCAGCCTGCAAGTCGGCCATCTCCAGAATCAAGAGGCATTACTCAGACTTCTTTGGAGCCATAATCTGCGCTAACACAACAGGCCATTATG GTGCAGCGTGTAATAAGGTCCCCACCCTCACAGAGTTCCACTACATGGTGGCCGACTCCGAGTCAGACACAGCAGTCCTAAAATCTGTGCCTTGCTTTTAA
- the neil3 gene encoding endonuclease 8-like 3, translated as MVEGPGCTLNGEKIRSKVRTGQKVKEVRGTLTASAKNGTETNVFHSFSGCQYTGVETLGKELFMYFGLRALRIHFGMNGSIRINPAQKRVGAGSAAALEIRLSDDTVAFYDSAVEIRLTEDCEQKVRAMESLDVCSSRFSCTRSEEAVRSQGSRMLCDVLLDQAVMPGVGNIIKNEALFDSGLHPAVKVQQLTNVQIHHLVKMTRDFTLLFYKCRKSGSPLYKHYKVYKRPHCGQCSHVITVCRLGDNGRMTYFCERCQKGDPTGVDVSALPVRNSLISWAFHDRTRNDVAKKEEEDWACQLCTLINQPGTRACDACLTPKPEVHKDDISTEATPFTADLIKYPCNAFRKPREELKVNWRSAFGTSTLVFSDMTEKPKPVKSPLSPTGSHLNSLAAERGLYKNSFCQGTTSANYASGGWQKQSAELSKGESLASYNHPSKKMRIDHSPLPSNKAQNGSPNSGVCRTEAANTAASIPPSPPCCSSHRRPSVLRVVHKEGENKGRQFYSCSLPRENKCNFFQWADLHFPFCHHGKRCLMRTVLKLGPNNGRNFYTCSFQKGKQCDFFQWAENRPGLSILPGC; from the exons ATGGTGGAAGGTCCAGGCTGCACGTTAAACGGAGAGAAGATCCGCTCGAAAGTCCGAACGGGTCAGAAAGTGAAGGAAGTGAGGGGCACTTTGACTGCGTCAGCT AAAAACGGCACAGAGACGAATGTCTTCCACAGTTTCTCTGGATGTCAGTACACCGGTGTGGAAACTCTTGGGAAGGAGCTCTTCATGTACTTTGGCTTAAGAGCCTTGAG AATCCACTTTGGCATGAATGGCTCGATCCGTATAAATCCGGCTCAGAAGAGGGTTGGAGCGGGCTCAGCAGCCGCGCTGGAAATACGCCTTAGTGACGACACTGTGGCCTTTTATGACAGCGCAGTGGAAATAAG GTTGACGGAGGATTGCGAGCAGAAGGTCAGGGCCATGGAGAGTCTGGATGTTTGCTCCTCCAGGTTCAGCTGCACCCGCTCCGAGGAGGCGGTGAGGAGCCAGGGTAGCAGGATGCTCTGCGACGTTCTCCTAGACCAAGCCGTCATGCCGGGAGTCGGCAACATCATTAAAAACGAAGCTCTGTTTGACTCGGGCCTCCACCCAGCCGTGAAG GTTCAACAGTTGACAAACGTGCAAATCCACCATTTAGTGAAGATGACTCGTGATTTTACTCTTTTGTTTTACAAG tgtcgCAAATCTGGCTCTCCTCTctacaaacattacaaagtcTACAAGCGTCCCCATTGTGGCCAGTGCTCCCATGTCATTACAGTCTGTCGTCTCGGAGACAACGGCAGGATGACGTACTTCTGTGAGCGCTGTCAGAAGGGAGATCCCACCGGGGTGGACGTCAG TGCGCTCCCAGTTAGAAACAGCCTCATCAGTTGGGCGTTTCACGACAGAACCAGGAATGATGTGGctaagaaggaggaagaggactgGGCTTGTCAACTCTGTACGCTCATCAACCAGCCAGGAACCAGAGCCTGTGATGCCTGCCTCACTCCAAAACCTGAGG TTCACAAAGACGACATTAGCACCGAAGCAACGCCCTTCACTGCTGATTTAATTAAATACCCCTGCAACGCCTTCAGGAAGCCGCGAGAGGAGCTCAAAGTCAACTGGAGGTCTGCGTTCGGGACTTCTACCCTCGTTTTCTCCGACATGACTGAGAAGCCAAAGCCTGTAAAGTCCCCGCTCTCCCCAACCGGCAGTCATTTGAATTCCTTGGCGGCAGAACGAGGTTTGTATAAAAACAGCTTCTGCCAAGGGACAACAAGCGCCAATTATGCCTCTGGTGGCTGGCAGAAGCAAAGTGCAGAGCTCTCCAAGGGGGAATCACTGGCCTCCTACAATCACCCTTCCAAGAAAATGAGAATTGATCACAGCCCCCTTCCCAGTAACAAAGCTCAAAATGGAAGCCCCAACTCAGG TGTGTGCAGAACAGAGGCGGCAAACACTGCAGCCTCCATTCCTCCCAGTCCCCCTTGTTGCTCATCCCATCGTCGTCCCTCCGTCCTCAGAGTGGTCCACAAGGAGGGTGAGAATAAAGGACGGCAGTTTTATTCCTGCTCCCTGCCAAGAGAGAACAAGTGCAACTTCTTTCAG TGGGCTGATTTGCACTTTCCTTTTTGTCACCATGGGAAACGCTGTTTAATGAGGACGGTTCTGAAGCTGGGTCCAAACAATGGCAGGAATTTCTACACCTGCAGCTTTCAAAAGGGTAAACAATGCGACTTTTTCCAGTGGGCCGAGAACAGACCAGGACTTTCCATCCTCCCTGGCTGCTAA